Within Metabacillus sp. KUDC1714, the genomic segment AACTGCGATCCAGATTTAGCACAGCAAATTGGGATCGATTCCACAACATCATTTGTTATCGGTGCGAGTGACGGAGTGCTTTCCAACCTAGGTGTAAACGCTATAAAAAAAGGTGAAATTGCGATCACAATCGGGACAAGCGGTGCAATTCGAACCATTATTGATCAGCCACAAACTGATGAAAAGGAACGGATTTTTTGCTATTGTCTCACAGAAAAGCATTGGGTAATTGGCGGACCGGTAAACAATGGTGGGATGGTCCTGCGCTGGATTAGAGATGAATTTGCCTCTTCAGAAATAGAAACAGCGAAACGTCTAGGAATTGACCCATATGAAGTATTAACGAAAATTGCTGAACGTGTACGACCAGGCGCCGATGGATTATTATTTCATCCATATTTAGCCGGTGAACGCGCTCCGCTATGGAATCCGGATGTGCGTGGCTCCTTTTTCGGCTTAACGATGTCACATAAGAAAGAACATATGATTCGAGCAGCACTAGAAGGAGTTATATATAATTTATACACTGTGTTTTTAGCCTTAACCGAATGCATGGACGGTCCAGTAACACGGATTCAGGCAACTGGAGGTTTCGCAAGATCTGATGTTTGGCGACAAATGATGTCCGATATATTTGAATCTGAAGTAGTCGTTCCAGAAAGCTACGAAAGTTCTTGCCTAGGAGCATGTATTTTAGGACTATATGCAATTGGAGAAATCGATTCCTTTGAGATTGTTACTGAAATGATTGGCAGCACTTACGCACACACACCAAACGAAGCTGCCTCAAAAGAGTACAGGGAGCTGCTTCCAATTTTTATTAACCTATCAAGAGTCTTAACAGAGGATTATTCTCGAATTGCAAATTACCAAAGAAGTTTAATTAATAACAACTAGATAAAACGGGAGTAGGAGGAATTATCATGCCTTTAGTTATAGTCGCAATAGGGATCGTAGCCTTACTGATCTTAATCATGGGCTTAAAATTAAACACGTTTATTTCGTTAATCATTGTATCATTTGGGGTTGCTTTAGCACTTGGCATGCCACTGGAGCAAATTGTTAAAACAATTGAAGCAGGATTGGGTGGAACACTTGGTCATTTGGCCCTAATATTTGGACTTGGAGCAATGTTAGGTAAGTTAATTGCCGATTCTGGCGGTGCTCAACGGATTGCGATGACCCTTGTAAACAAATTTGGAGAAAAAAATATTCAATGGGCTGTCGTCGTAGCATCATTCATTATCGGTATTGCATTATTTTTTGAAGTAGGATTAGTGTTATTAATTCCAATTGTATTTGCCATTTCGAAAGAATTGAGAATTTCAATCTTGTATCTAGGTATTCCAATGGTTGCTGCTTTATCAGTAACACATGGTTTCTTACCGCCACACCCAGGACCAACCGTTATTGCTGGTGAATATGGTGCAAATCTTGGTGAGGTTTTACTTTACGGATTCATTATCGCGGTTCCAACGGTTATTTTAGCAGGACCAATCTTTACAAAGCTGGCTAAAAAGCTTGTACCTGAATCATTTTCTAAAACAGGCAGTATTTCTTCTTTAGGAGAACAAAAAGTATTTAAGCTTGAAGACACACCTGGTTTTGGGATCAGTGTTTTTACTGCAATGCTTCCTGTTATTTTAATGTCAATCGCTACGATTATTACACTGCTTCAAAAAACTTTAGGTTTTGAAGATAATAGTATACTTGCCATTATTCGCTTTATTGGTGATGCATCTACTTCTATGTTAATTTCCTTATTAGTTGCAGTCTATACGATGGGAATAGCAAGAAAGATTCCAATAAAAGAAGTCATGGAGTCTTGTACACAAGCAATCTTGCATATTGGGATGATGCTCTTAATTATCGGGGGCGGCGGAGCCTTCAAACAAGTATTAATTGATGGCGGTGTTGGTGACTATGTCGCTGAATTATTTAAAGATACGACACTATCACCAATCCTGCTAGCATGGATCATCGCTGCCATCTTGCGTATTGCTTTAGGGTCTGCCACTGTTGCAGCTTTAACGACTGCTGGATTGGTAATTCCAATGTTAGGTCAAGCTGACGTGAACCTAGCCTTAGTAGTACTAGCAACAGGAGCAGGAAGCTTAATTGCTTCACATGTTAATGATGCCGGTTTCTGGATGTTTAAAGAGTATTTTGGTCTAAGCATGAAAGAAACATTTGCTACATGGACATTACTTGAAACCATTATTTCAGTAGCTGGATTAGTGTTTATCCTTTTACTAAGTTTATTCGTATAAGCCATTTTTCTAAGAGCTAAAGTCCAACAAGATTTATAACGAAAAGAAGGCCTTTACAGGCAGTAAGTCCCCTACTTGTTCTCTTAGTATATTCTAAGTCTTTTAAGTAAGGGATTTACTGCCTATTAATCTGAATTAAAAGGAGCAAGAATAAATGTTTAATACAATTGGTGTTATTGGTTTAGGAGTTATGGGCAGTAATATCGCTCTAAACATGAATAGTAAAGGTGAAAAAGTGGCCGTCTATAATTATACAAGGGATTTAACCGATCAACTTGTTCAAAAAAGTAAAGGACAAGCAATCAATCCTTATTACGAAGTTCAAGACTTTGTTCAATCATTAAAAACGCCTAGAAAGATCTTTCTCATGGTCACTGCAGGCAAAGCAATCGATTCTGTAATAGATTCATTAATCCCTTTTCTCGAAGCTGGAGATATTATCATGGACGGCGGTAACTCCCATTACGAAGATACTGAACGTAGATATGATGAGTTAAAAACTAAAGGAATCGATTATTTAGGAATTGGTATTTCCGGTGGCGAGGTCGGTGCTCTAAAAGGGCCTTCTATTATGCCTGGTGGCGATAAAGATGCATATGAAAAGGTAGCGCCTATTCTTACAAAAATAGCAGCACAGGTTGAAAATACCCCTTGCTGTGTTTATATTGGTCCTAAAGGTGCAGGCCACTTTGTGAAAATGGTACATAACGGCATCGAGTATGCGGATATGCAATTAATCGCAGAAGCTTATACGTTTTTAAGGGAAAGATTGCATTTATCGGTTAATGAAATTGCTGATATCTTTGAAACATGGAATCAGGGTGAACTGAAAAGCTATTTAATTCAAATTACAGCAGAGATTTTAAAGAAACAAGATGAAGAAACGGGCTTACCAATAATAGATGTTATCCTTGATAAAGTTGGTCAAAAAGGCACGGGTAAATGGACGAGCATTCAAGCAATTAATAATGGGACCCCATCATCCATTATTACAGAGTCATTGTTTGCACGTTATATCTCCTCTTTAAAAGAGGAAAGAGTCTTTGCGGAAACGATTTTGGATGGTCCAGAGATGAAACAGGAAAGTTTAGATAAAGAATTATGGATTGAATATATTAAACAAGCATTATATATGGGTAAGGTTTGTGCTTATACACAAGGATTCACACAATATAAAATGACTTCTGAACTTTACAGCTGGGATCTACCTTTAAAAGATATTGCCCTTATTTTCCGTGGCGGCTGTATCATTCGTGCTGAATTTTTAAACGTCATTAGTGAAGCATTTCAAGCACAAGCGAATCTTAATAATTTGCTAACTGCCCCATATTTCGCGAAAAAGGTTAAGGAATATCAAATGGGCTTACGGAAGGTTGTCTGTGAGGGCATCAATTCTGGCATCTCATTTCCATGCTTAAGTGCTTCACTGACTTATTACGATAGCTACCGTACAGGCAAATCAAATGCAAGCTTACTGCAAGCACAACGTGACTATTTTGGTGCTCATACGTATGAGAGAAATGATATGGAAGGTCTATTTCACACAAAATGGTAAGAACAAAAGCGCAAGCGCCTTGATCAGCCTCGGGCAATAAGATGATTTAGAATAGAAGGCGTTCTTTGCCTTCAATTCTAAATTAGCTAGACCCTAGAGGGGCTAGGCGCTGGAGCTGGATGTCGTGCGCTTATCCACAGTTTAAGAATTTTATCATTTCCTAAATGATAATAAAGAAGGCAGTCCAAAGGATTTGTAACCCTTTTGGACTGCCTCTTTTTTTCTCTCAAATTTCTTCTAATATTATCTCCTACTTTATAAGCCTTTTGCAATATTATCTACAAGACTTCATTATTTTTGTGTTATAAACAAAATTTCAAAAGAAATTAGTTTTTTTTGGAAAAGATCCAAAGTTTCCAAATATGCGGAATTAAGAAATAGCTTTTATGTATGATTACTTATCCCCTTTTAAATATAATATCTTTTTCTAAAATAAGGCATCCTAATAATAAGAAAAGAGTTTTGGTGAATAAACAGCTTATTATATATGTGTCGAAGGGAGATCTATTCGTGAAACTGTACCAAGTTAGAAAAGGACAATTTGTCTATTATAACAATGAATTACACAAGGTCTATGGGGTGAAACCGATTTATAAAAAATCCGTTCATCTTATAAGATTGAGGGATTTAACACAGGATTTAACCAATGCTGTAAGCGTTGAAAGATACAAACCAAAGGAGTTTGACAGCTTTATTTTCAATCATAAAGCTTATACGCTCAAAAAAGATCGAAAAGCTGAAGAAGGAGATTATATTTTAATTCATAATCCAATGCCTGATTCCCTGGACACTTATTCGTTAAACGAAATCGAAATGGTTGAAGAAGTTGATAAACACGGAGTCATCACTAGTAATTCTCACGGGGTCAAGCATAATGAATATCTATTAATGGTACCCGGTCGCGCTACTAACTGCCACCCTATTGATTATCAAAATACTGAAAACGTCGAAACTCAAAGCATAGATGATATTGGGTTCAACAATTTCAGTAATCCTAACAATGAACTATTGCCAACCATAGGGGATGTATACAAAATGCTTGAAAGTGATACATCATTTGAAGCAATGGTGGTTGCAACTACAAACCAGACAGTTATCCTTGGAAGTGGTTTAGAGTTAACCCAGGAAGAGTTGATGAACAAAGATAAGTGGGAATTTTTATATAATCTCCTTGATAAGTGATTGTCCCCTTTTCATGCTTGAAAAGTAAACCCTTTTGATAACGTTTTTAAAACTTATTTATCTTACATCAAACTTTACTAGGAGGTTTCTATGGATAGTAAAAAAAATAAAGGAAAAGGTGTCTTTATTATCTCTTTATTACTTACCCTTATTTTTATTTTTTGGGGAGTCTTTTTTACTGATAATCTCACCAAAGTTACCAATTTGATTTATAATGGTTCGATTGATTACCTCGGATGGGTATATCTTGGTGCTACCCTATTCTTCGTGGTATTCTCCATATATTTACTTTTTTCTAAATACGGTGATATTCGACTAGGTAAAAAAACTGACCGCCCAGATTTTAATACAGCATCTTGGCTTGCCATGCTGTTTGGTGCTGGTATGGGGATTGGAATTGTGTACTGGAGTGTTGCTGAACCTGTAACTCACTATACTTCTCCTCCCTATGGAGAACCCTTTACAGTTGACGCAGCCAATACTGCCATGAAATATACATTCTTCCATTGGGGTCTGGACCCTTGGGCCATTTATACTGTAATCGGTTTAGCACTTGCCTTTTTTCAGTATAACAAAAAGTTGCCTGCAGCAATTAGTTCGGCGTTCCAACCGATACTTGGAGATAGAATTTACGGACCGATAGGAAAAACGATTGATATACTGTCGATCTTCGCAACAGTCTTTGGTATCGCAACATCCTTAGGCCTTGGTGCTATGCAGGTTACTGCCGGAATGCATGACATATTCGGCGTTCCCAATGAGTTATTTGTACAGTTGATAGTCATTGCTGTAGCAACAGTCCTTTTTATCACTTCAATCAATACAGGCTTAGAGAAAGGAATCCAATATCTATCTAATGCTGCTATGATCTTATCTTTTGCCATCATGTTACTAATCTTGGTTGTTGGTCCTACCATGACTATTATTAAAGTCTTCTTTAATACCACCGGGATTTATATTAGTGACTTTATCCATATGAGCTTAAGGTTAAGGCCATTTGGTGAGGGAGAATGGATTGCATCATGGACGCTATTTTATTGGGCATGGTGGATTGCATGGGCACCTTTCGTCGGCATGTTTATTGCCCGGGTTTCCAAAGGAAGAACAGTCAGGGAGTTTGTTATTGGCGTGTTGGTTGTTCCTACACTCGGAACATGTCTCTGGATGTCCATATTTGGGGGCTCAGCGCTTGATATTGTTCAAAAAACGGGTAACAATGATCTGGCAAAAAATATTACCGAAAACGTATCATTGTCTATTTTTACATTCTTTGATTATCTTCCATTAAGTTCTGTATTAAGTATTTTGGGGTTTGCTGTCGTAGCCATTTATTATATAACTGTTGCAGATACAGCCACCTTTGTATTGGGAATGCTAAGTGAAGGTGGAACATTAAACCCTTCAAATAAAATTAAAATGACATGGGGTGTCATTCAATCTGCTTTGGCTGCTGTATTACTTTTAGCTGGCGGTTTGAATGTATTGCAAACAGCTTCCATCGCCGCCGCTCTACCTTTTGCCATTATCATGGTCATCATGTGCTTCTCCTTACTAAAAGGTTTAAAAAGTGAAGTCGAAGTACAAAAAGGGAATAAAAGAAGTATGCATCAGTCTTAAATGTTTATTAAAACAAAAAATCTTCCTGATAGTGTCATTAATCAGGGAGTTTTTGTTTTAATTCATGATTTATATCTTTATGAGATTTGTTTTTCTATAAAATTCCTTACATTCTATCTTCTCGCTATTCGAGGGACGTGGTGCCTGTCCCCCCGTCCCTATCTTATTTTAATAGAAGTAACTGTTTTTGATTTTTTAGCTACATTAGCAAATTTATTCAACAACTTCTTATCGATTTCCTGGAGACTATTTTTCTTTTCCTTCTTTTTAGACGTCATATGTCTTCTCTCCCATTCGGTTCATGTTTATATTTCTATTAGTTTATACAAAAACTTATTAGTTTAAACGTTCTACCACTTCTCTCTATTGAATAGACTAGTAATATAACAAATAAGTATTTTTTAAAAAGGAATAAATAGAATGGGTTTTTGATGCTTAATCCATTGAAATAGTAATCGTTCAGAAGGTTTCTTAAGCTGAAGTAGAAAAGATAGAGAATTTAATTACGTTAATTTAGAAGGTAGGGAAATAGTATGAGTAAGTCCTATTCTGATCAAAGATTATATACAATATATGAAGAAGAGCTTAATGAATTAACATATAATCCTACAGGTCTTTTTGACAAACTACTACATCATTTATTACGAAAGTTTTCCCAAACTATCGACCTTAAATATACATTTACTGTTCCTGTTTCAGAATTTCTTCGAGGCGAGCTTTTTTGTGAGGACGTTTCTGAAGTGATTGAAAAACCATTTACACAAACAAATTTAATCAGTATTCTTTTGGATGATTTCCTCCATCAGGCACAACACAAAAGGAATCTTTCTGATTTATACCGAGACTTACACTCAGGCATTCAGCACCCCATCGAAATCTTTCATTACAGTGGAGAGCATGAAATTCTACATATCAATCATGAGACACAAAGAAACAAAGTGATAGACTGTATAATCAATAGAAAAAAAGCGTTAAGGCTTGAAGTCATACTAAGTGATTTAGCAAACTTAGAACCAGAAGTAACATTCAGCGTAAATGATGTCTTACAATTCATATATTGTCATTTTATTCAAAAATACAAAAATGGTACATTAACGAATGAATTAAAAAGCATCGTAAAAAGATTAGCTTAAAAAATTAAATGAACACCCTCTTTGTTAAACTGCTAGTGAACAGTAAATGAGAGGGTTTCCAAAAAGGAATCTGTTTAGGAAACCCTCTGACCTTAGACTCTTTTATTTGGTTTCCCCTCAAACAAACCTATTAAAACTTATAATACGGTTCTCCAATTTAACTCTAAATGAGGTTTCCTCCTCTACTTTATTTAATATCTAAAAATACTCTTATTCGATTAGTTGCTCTTAATGTTTTTTACCTGTCATTTCCATTAATTTAATAAAACTTTGTAAATCTACAAATATCGACAGAATTCATCCTATTCTATTTAGTAGAATTGTAGTTAAAGTTTAATATTACTGTAAAATAATTGTAAACTTTTAATAAAGGGCAAAGAATACAGTCTAATGTTATCGAGTGTGTGTATGGGGGGAATATTTTTGGAAAACGCTGTAGAACAATCAGTTGTAGAAACTGATTACTCACGGAAAAAATCAGTTAAATGGTATAAAACTTGGAAGTTTATTACAACAATTATCATTATTGCACTCATATTAGTGACAATGAGCTATTATCAGGCGTCCCATTTTAATACAGGTATTACGATTAATGGCGTAAAAGTAAATGGCCTGACTGCTGATCAGGCTCTAAAAAGTATACAAACATCAGTTTTAAAGAACGATGTCTATGTTGGAAAACAACTAATTTTAGACGGAAAAGATATGAAGATGGGATTTACTGCAAGTGATCTGCCAGCAGTAAAAAAATTATTAAAAGGCCAGTGGACATTTTTTCCTTCCTTCAAGGAAAAAAATTATTCCTTAATGCCAAGCAAACAGGACCAGTATCGTAGCGAAGTGCTGAAAACTGAACTAGAACAAAAACTCATCTCAATGAATCAAAATTTAAAAGCACCTAAAGATGCACAGGCATATCTGGAGGAAGGAAAAATTATCGTTTCAAAGAGTATTGATGGTAAACAATATGATGTTACCAGTCTTTTAAAGGATTTCGAAACCCAGGGCTATACTAGTAAAATCCTTCTGAGCCCTGCATACCTACGCCCAATTAAGGAGGATAGTCAAATTGTAAAAAATGAAGAGAAAAAGCTAAACGAACTCCTTCAACAAACCGTTGAATATAAGGTACAGGATCAAATTTATTCATTAAAGGCAAGCGAATTAATTAAAAATGCTACTGTGTCAAAGGATTTGAAAGTTTCAATAGACCCAGGCAATATTAAAAATAAAATAGCTGAAATTAATGAATCTCAATCCACATTAGGTAAAAATTTCAGCTTTAAGACCCATTCAGGGTCAGTCATTTCAGTTAAAGGACAGGGTTATGGCTGGGCACTTAATGTAGCTAAAGAAACCTCACTGATTCAAGAAGCACTTGAAAAAGGAGAAAAATCGGTTTCTGCTTCAAATATTTACGGAAATGGCTGGAGCAATGAGGGCTATGGTTATGAAACAACAACAAACAATGGTATTGGTGACACTTATGCTGAAGTATCGATTGCAGAACAACGAATTTGGATCTACAGAGATGGAAAATTAGTAGTAACAACTAATGTAGTTACTGGAAAACATAGTACACAAGAGGATACATCAAAAGGAGTTTGGTATATCCTCTATAAACGAACACCTTACACTCTAACGGGAAGTTCTTCAGGTAATCCTAATTATTCAATTGAAGTAGATTATTGGGCACCATTTACAAACAGTGGACAAGGCTTCCACGACGCTGGTTGGCGAAAAAACTGGGCAAGCAATGCCTATCTTACTGCAGGATCAGGTGGATGTGTCAACGTATCCCCTAGTGTAATGAAATCTGTGTATGATAATCTCAGTGTCTACCAGCCAGTTGTTGTCTATTAGAAAATAAAACTCAGGAATCGTTAATGATTCCTGAGTTTTTATTATTTATCTATTGAAAACACAGCTGATCTTTAAGTAATGCACACAATTTCGTTTAT encodes:
- the gntK gene encoding gluconokinase, whose translation is MTSYMLGIDIGTTSTKAVLFTKKGEVIGQENIGYPLYTPDISTAEQDPEQIFQAVLQAVSNIMKAHPQKKPSFISFSSAMHSVIAMDKNDQPLTPCITWADNRSEAWAHKIKDELNGHEIYKRTGTPIHPMSPLTKIAWIVNERPEIANKTKKYIGIKEYIFHKFFKQYVVDHSLASAMGMMNLQTLDWDKEALKVAGVTQAHLSELVPTTKVFNNCDPDLAQQIGIDSTTSFVIGASDGVLSNLGVNAIKKGEIAITIGTSGAIRTIIDQPQTDEKERIFCYCLTEKHWVIGGPVNNGGMVLRWIRDEFASSEIETAKRLGIDPYEVLTKIAERVRPGADGLLFHPYLAGERAPLWNPDVRGSFFGLTMSHKKEHMIRAALEGVIYNLYTVFLALTECMDGPVTRIQATGGFARSDVWRQMMSDIFESEVVVPESYESSCLGACILGLYAIGEIDSFEIVTEMIGSTYAHTPNEAASKEYRELLPIFINLSRVLTEDYSRIANYQRSLINNN
- a CDS encoding GntP family permease; the protein is MPLVIVAIGIVALLILIMGLKLNTFISLIIVSFGVALALGMPLEQIVKTIEAGLGGTLGHLALIFGLGAMLGKLIADSGGAQRIAMTLVNKFGEKNIQWAVVVASFIIGIALFFEVGLVLLIPIVFAISKELRISILYLGIPMVAALSVTHGFLPPHPGPTVIAGEYGANLGEVLLYGFIIAVPTVILAGPIFTKLAKKLVPESFSKTGSISSLGEQKVFKLEDTPGFGISVFTAMLPVILMSIATIITLLQKTLGFEDNSILAIIRFIGDASTSMLISLLVAVYTMGIARKIPIKEVMESCTQAILHIGMMLLIIGGGGAFKQVLIDGGVGDYVAELFKDTTLSPILLAWIIAAILRIALGSATVAALTTAGLVIPMLGQADVNLALVVLATGAGSLIASHVNDAGFWMFKEYFGLSMKETFATWTLLETIISVAGLVFILLLSLFV
- the gnd gene encoding decarboxylating NADP(+)-dependent phosphogluconate dehydrogenase: MFNTIGVIGLGVMGSNIALNMNSKGEKVAVYNYTRDLTDQLVQKSKGQAINPYYEVQDFVQSLKTPRKIFLMVTAGKAIDSVIDSLIPFLEAGDIIMDGGNSHYEDTERRYDELKTKGIDYLGIGISGGEVGALKGPSIMPGGDKDAYEKVAPILTKIAAQVENTPCCVYIGPKGAGHFVKMVHNGIEYADMQLIAEAYTFLRERLHLSVNEIADIFETWNQGELKSYLIQITAEILKKQDEETGLPIIDVILDKVGQKGTGKWTSIQAINNGTPSSIITESLFARYISSLKEERVFAETILDGPEMKQESLDKELWIEYIKQALYMGKVCAYTQGFTQYKMTSELYSWDLPLKDIALIFRGGCIIRAEFLNVISEAFQAQANLNNLLTAPYFAKKVKEYQMGLRKVVCEGINSGISFPCLSASLTYYDSYRTGKSNASLLQAQRDYFGAHTYERNDMEGLFHTKW
- a CDS encoding glycine betaine uptake BCCT transporter; protein product: MDSKKNKGKGVFIISLLLTLIFIFWGVFFTDNLTKVTNLIYNGSIDYLGWVYLGATLFFVVFSIYLLFSKYGDIRLGKKTDRPDFNTASWLAMLFGAGMGIGIVYWSVAEPVTHYTSPPYGEPFTVDAANTAMKYTFFHWGLDPWAIYTVIGLALAFFQYNKKLPAAISSAFQPILGDRIYGPIGKTIDILSIFATVFGIATSLGLGAMQVTAGMHDIFGVPNELFVQLIVIAVATVLFITSINTGLEKGIQYLSNAAMILSFAIMLLILVVGPTMTIIKVFFNTTGIYISDFIHMSLRLRPFGEGEWIASWTLFYWAWWIAWAPFVGMFIARVSKGRTVREFVIGVLVVPTLGTCLWMSIFGGSALDIVQKTGNNDLAKNITENVSLSIFTFFDYLPLSSVLSILGFAVVAIYYITVADTATFVLGMLSEGGTLNPSNKIKMTWGVIQSALAAVLLLAGGLNVLQTASIAAALPFAIIMVIMCFSLLKGLKSEVEVQKGNKRSMHQS
- a CDS encoding L,D-transpeptidase family protein, with amino-acid sequence MGGIFLENAVEQSVVETDYSRKKSVKWYKTWKFITTIIIIALILVTMSYYQASHFNTGITINGVKVNGLTADQALKSIQTSVLKNDVYVGKQLILDGKDMKMGFTASDLPAVKKLLKGQWTFFPSFKEKNYSLMPSKQDQYRSEVLKTELEQKLISMNQNLKAPKDAQAYLEEGKIIVSKSIDGKQYDVTSLLKDFETQGYTSKILLSPAYLRPIKEDSQIVKNEEKKLNELLQQTVEYKVQDQIYSLKASELIKNATVSKDLKVSIDPGNIKNKIAEINESQSTLGKNFSFKTHSGSVISVKGQGYGWALNVAKETSLIQEALEKGEKSVSASNIYGNGWSNEGYGYETTTNNGIGDTYAEVSIAEQRIWIYRDGKLVVTTNVVTGKHSTQEDTSKGVWYILYKRTPYTLTGSSSGNPNYSIEVDYWAPFTNSGQGFHDAGWRKNWASNAYLTAGSGGCVNVSPSVMKSVYDNLSVYQPVVVY